The nucleotide window ATGTCAGCATCCGAGGAAAGTGGCACGATACGCTTGTATACGCAATTTTGCAACAGGAATGGGAAGCCAAGGTTGAATAACAGCGGGCTAATCGTTAAATAGCCATTTTTAAAATTATCATTTTTGATTTAGGAAGTTTTGCCAGTAGCTATGTTTACAATTGCAACCCCAGAATTATAAACCAAAATCATATTAATAAATACCGTTAATCAAGCGCATTTTATTAGCAGAATCTAGTCCTAAGACTTGAGCGCAATGCTTTTACAACCCAACTGGTAAAGTTAGGGTGAATGCAGTCTGTCCAGATAATGTCGGGTCAAGCGTCAAATCGCCACCGTGCGATCGCGCAATTTCCCGCGCTAGGCTCAGTCCTAATCCAATTCCTTCCACTTTGCGCGTCCGGGCTGGATCGCCGCGATGGAAGCGATCAAAAATGCGATCGCGATCGCCAGTTGGAATCTCTTTCGAGCAATTACTGATGGTAATCAATACGGTTGCACCCTGACGACGAGCATTAATCCGAATCCAGCCGTCAGGCAAATTGTATTTAATGGCGTTGCTAATCAAATTTTGCAAGACCTGAACGAGTAAATCGCGATCGCCTTGTACGCGCAAACCCTCGGCAATTTCTGTTTTAACCTCTAGATGGGGTGCCAGCAGTTCGATATCTTCCAACATCTCAATTAACAAGCCAGACAAATCCACCCCAACTCGGTACAGAGCCATTTGTCCGGCATCGGCTAGGGAAAGCAGCAACAGTTTACGCACAATCCCGCTAAGACGACGCACCTCATCGAGCAAATTACTCAAACCCTGTTGCACCTCTGAGCCGGGTTCCGCTTGTTGCAGGGTGCGTTCCAGTTCTCCTTGCAAAATCGCCAGGGGAGTCTTGAGTTCGTGTGCAGCATCGGCGCTAAAGCGAGAAGCTTGCTTAAAACTGTGTTCCAGACGTGACAACATCTGGTTAAAAACTTGAATTAATTCGACAAATTCAACATCTGTCGCACCTATGGGGACTCGTTGTTCCAAACCACTAGCGGTGACATTGCCAATGACTTTAGTTAACCGTCGGATGGAATGCAAACTGCTGCCAGCAATTGCCCATGCGCCACCCGCTACCAGCAGCAGCACCCCTGGAATTGAAATTAGGAAGATGTTGCGGATGACGACCATTTCTTGCGCGATCGCCTTTAAACTTACTGCGATCGCAACTTGAGCAAAGGGTGTTGTGACTGCACCAACCCGCCAAGTTCCGGTTGCTGTGCGCTGGGTGACGAATCGAGGCGCGGGTGGTGGTCGATCGGGCGGGGGTTGCGATCGCTCTGGAAATGGGGCTGTTTGTCGCTGGGAATGAGGTGGTGGAAAGGGCTGTAGTTGGGGGCGCGATGTCCAAAGGTTCTTGGTATCTAGATCGGCAGTCCATTCCTCGGAGCGATACAGGACGTTACCATCTGCATCGATGACCAACATGGCGATCGCTGTATTGGTTCCAAACGTACCAGGGAGAAAGGCTTCATAAGACTGCCAGCGATCGGGCGATCGCGGACGACCTGCCCGCATCAATTGACTTTCCAGTTCTGCATCGAGACGGCTTACCTTCGCCTCATAAATCAGCCACCAAGAGATTAACCCAAACCCGACGATGGCGCTCCCT belongs to Microcoleus sp. FACHB-831 and includes:
- a CDS encoding ATP-binding protein is translated as MKLRSFRIRIALLSAVLAGSAIVGFGLISWWLIYEAKVSRLDAELESQLMRAGRPRSPDRWQSYEAFLPGTFGTNTAIAMLVIDADGNVLYRSEEWTADLDTKNLWTSRPQLQPFPPPHSQRQTAPFPERSQPPPDRPPPAPRFVTQRTATGTWRVGAVTTPFAQVAIAVSLKAIAQEMVVIRNIFLISIPGVLLLVAGGAWAIAGSSLHSIRRLTKVIGNVTASGLEQRVPIGATDVEFVELIQVFNQMLSRLEHSFKQASRFSADAAHELKTPLAILQGELERTLQQAEPGSEVQQGLSNLLDEVRRLSGIVRKLLLLSLADAGQMALYRVGVDLSGLLIEMLEDIELLAPHLEVKTEIAEGLRVQGDRDLLVQVLQNLISNAIKYNLPDGWIRINARRQGATVLITISNCSKEIPTGDRDRIFDRFHRGDPARTRKVEGIGLGLSLAREIARSHGGDLTLDPTLSGQTAFTLTLPVGL